A genome region from Eretmochelys imbricata isolate rEreImb1 chromosome 8, rEreImb1.hap1, whole genome shotgun sequence includes the following:
- the EPHX4 gene encoding epoxide hydrolase 4 yields MASPAGCLPWLPGGFMVTVRALLFWALVYSYCAACACIELLKLLWSIGRSPGKTFQRIIRENPPACLSDPSLGTHCYVRIKDSGLRFHYVAAGERGKPLMLLLHGFPEFWYSWRHQLREFKSEYRVVALDLRGYGETDAPSHQDNYKLDCLITDIKDILESLGYNKCMLIGHDWGGMIAWLVAICYPEMVTKLIVVNFPHPSVFTEYILRHPSQLIKSGYYFFFQMPWFPEFIFSVNDFKVLKNLFTSRTTGIGRKGCRLTAEDIEAYLYIFSQPGALTGPINHYRNIFSCLPLQHHEVTMPTLLLWGERDAFMEVEMAETTRIYVKNHFRLTILSEASHWLQQDQPDIVNKLIWTFLKEETIRKRE; encoded by the exons ATGGCGAGCCCCGCTGGTTGTTTACCGTGGCTCCCGGGCGGGTTCATGGTGACGGTCAGGGCTCTGCTCTTCTGGGCGCTGGTGTATAGCTACTGCGCAGCCTGCGCCTGCATAGAGCTGCTGAAACTTTTGTGGAGCATCGGAAGGAGTCCAGGCAAGACCTTCCAGCGGATCATCCGGGAGAATCCTCCAGCCTGCCTCAGTGATCCCTCCTTGGGCACCCACTGCTACGTGAGAATTAAG gATTCAGGATTAAGATTCCACTATGTAGCTGCTGGAGAGCGGGGTAAACCACTCATGCTGCTGCTTCATGGCTTTCCAGAGTTCTG GTATTCTTGGCGCCATCAATTGCGAGAATTTAAAAGTGAATATCGAGTTGTGGCACTGGATTTGAGAGGTTATGGAGAAACAGATGCTCCTTCTCACCAGGACAATTACAAGTTAGATTGCCTAATTACAGATATAAAGGATATTTTGGAATCTCTAG GGTACAATAAGTGTATGCTGATTGGCCATGACTGGGGTGGAATGATCGCTTGGTTAGTTGCTATTTGTTATCCGGAAATGGTGACCAAGCTTATTGTGGTTAATTTCCCTCATCCCTCTGTATTTACAG aatacATTCTACGACATCCTTCACAATTGATTAAATCTGGTTACTACTTCTTTTTCCAAATGCCTTGGTTTCCTGAATTCATATTTTCAGTAAATGATTTCAAG gttCTGAAAAACTTGTTTACCAGTCGGACTACTGGAATTGGAAGGAAAGGCTGTCGATTAACAGCAGAGGACATTGAAGCTTACCTTTACATCTTTTCTCAACCTGGAGCACTTACTGGACCCATTAACCACTACAGAAATATTTTCAG ttgccTACCTCTGCAGCACCATGAGGTCACCATGCCTACCTTGTTGTTATGGGGAGAAAGAGATGCATTTATGGAAGTTGAGATGGCAGAAACTACTCGAATTTATGTTAAAAATCATTTCAGATTAACTATTTTGTCTGAAGCCAGTCACTGGCTCCAGCAGGATCAACCTGACATAGTTAACAAGTTGATATGGACCTTTCTAAAAGAAGAGACAATAAGAAAAAGAGAGTGA